The Drosophila innubila isolate TH190305 chromosome 2R unlocalized genomic scaffold, UK_Dinn_1.0 1_C_2R, whole genome shotgun sequence DNA window GTGATCTTTTAGATTATATAGAATGcttataaactaaatttaatatgatataAATCACTTAATGGTATACAGCTAtcataacaaatataattagtgAATTCATAAACATATAATTTGCTATGTGGGTTAAGTTTAAGTTAGAATTAAGTTGAATGATTCTTGGTGCCCTCTTTGGGTATTGTTGATTCAGCAATTGTGCTCGTCCTTGACAGGTTGGGCATATCATTCCACGGCTGCACTTGGCCCTTGCCAAACACAACGAAAAGCGTATTACAAATCAAGTATACGCCACTTGTGACAAGGAACACAATTCGCCATTGAGCCGAATCTCTCTCATCCGTCAAGATTACGCCCACCAGCAAAGGTGCCACTATAGATATCAAGCTGGCCACTCCATTTGTAAGTCCCATAATAGGACCAGCGAAATTGGGCGACAAATCCATGTGATTAACCAGatagccacaacaacaagccGCATTAATTCCCACAGCCAAGGTCAACAGTACAATCGCTTCAGTCCTCTCATCTGCCGTCATGTAGCCCAGTCCAATGAGACAGCCCATGGGCACCCACTGGCCAATTGAGTTGAAGAGCTTCCTGGCCGCTGTTATGGAGATGGTGCCCCGATTGATGAGCAGGTCAGAGATGGGACTGACCACAAAGCACAGCACTCCCATGGCAAAGTAGGGCAACGAGGAGAGCAGTGCATTGCTCCGCACGTTCAATTCAAGCACGCTGTTCATATATGTGGGCATCTCGCTAAGCAGCATATAGAATCCCCAGTTGAAGCCACAATGTGCAGCCAATAGACCATAGAAGGCGCCAGAACTAAAGATGGATTTCCAAGGCACACTTAAGGACtggaaatataatttgaaaattctcATTAATATGCTTTATTTGAGTGTTGATTTGGACTCACTTGGCTGCGTTCGTTGCTGCCCGTTAGG harbors:
- the LOC117785580 gene encoding putative inorganic phosphate cotransporter codes for the protein MGFDKTAKPESRFGVRHWQVIMLFIGMVINFFQRANISPAIVPMTQATANAPFYDWDVSEKGIILSSYLWGYVISPVPASLLAKRFGPKLIHILATGSGGILAFFFPMAAKSGWVSVCVLRVLTGIAQGAVYPCLHTLVAKWVPRTERGFLTTAIYSGAQFGTALILMTSGFVFESTMGWPGLFYITGGLSLAWALIFFWQGANEPATSNSISQVERDYIESLTGSNERSQSLSVPWKSIFSSGAFYGLLAAHCGFNWGFYMLLSEMPTYMNSVLELNVRSNALLSSLPYFAMGVLCFVVSPISDLLINRGTISITAARKLFNSIGQWVPMGCLIGLGYMTADERTEAIVLLTLAVGINAACCCGYLVNHMDLSPNFAGPIMGLTNGVASLISIVAPLLVGVILTDERDSAQWRIVFLVTSGVYLICNTLFVVFGKGQVQPWNDMPNLSRTSTIAESTIPKEGTKNHST